In Argiope bruennichi chromosome X1, qqArgBrue1.1, whole genome shotgun sequence, the genomic stretch AAGAAGAAATTTCGTAGTTTAAAATAGATGAAGAAACAGCAACCGAAGCATTTATTTTAGCAACAGTAATTCGAAATTTGCGTCTGGTGGAGATACGCTGTTTACTAGAACATAAGGAAATTACAGTTAACATTTAGGTTGTTTCTTATAAAAAGTTGGTCTGGAAAAATGAAATGCAACCATACTGAAATTGGAGACATCTTCAAAGAGATAAAATCTTACAATAAACAAATCAAAGACAGAATTTAGACACTTATCtagataaaaatggaaatttaatatggTCACATCCAAGGTTATccattttgatcaaaaatttccATTCATCTTCCCCGACAAAATCTAAAGTTTTGTCTAACTTTTTGGAAAAATCAGTCGGTATTATAGGTGCAGCATTTCATGTACTGCGGTCATAGATGGGTTTAAGccttaaataaaaagtattggtATAAATTACGCAGACTCGTAACTACGTCAATGAAAAGCTTTTTCCTAATTATATGCCAATGCAAGCTtagctttaaattttatagtcATTTATTTACCTTTGCTTTACCAAAAGACCGTTCAAGATTGTATTCACTGGATTCAAATAATTGAATGTTATGGCGATGGGTCTTGAAAGGCAGAAACGAGAGTGCATCttcaattctttttcttgtaAGCAAAAATGACAAGAATTTAATAGAAGATGCTAGCTTCTTAATATATGTTGCATGCTATTTTCCTAATGAGGAATCGCAAAATTCGGGAAAATTTCCCTGAACTGTATTCGTTACAATTCATTTACCTTAAATATTGGAACTTTCTGATATTTCGTAGGTTAACAGAAAATCTGAAAACAAAAGCAGTCTCTTCGACAAGAGATCAGACTATTTAGACTTGTAGGAGAGCTACACGATTCCCGagagaaattcattcaaaaagaaCATTAAACTGTCAAGTCGTAAGCTTTTAACACAGAAGGGGAAAATTAGTTcctaaaattgttctaaaatgtaACTTCTACTTGATACTTTCAATTCCTCCGCAATCAAGATAACACGTAGAGTGAGTATTTCCGATAGATTACgggaaattcaaaaatgaaattaagcaataaaaatgggAGTTAAGAAATTGGAGTAATTTGAATGCTTTTGAAAGCTTCAACTCTTTAGAATTGCCGACTTGGAAGACAAATGATCAGTTATGAAATAATGaagcaaacaaaatttcaattaacaaaatCGAATTTTCGTTAGGTGAAGGCATGGACTTTTATTCAGGTTTGATTCCTAGTTTAGGCCTAGTGTTTTTCATAAAAGCTAGTTAATCTACGCAGGAGctcatttttctcttaaattattttcattgcatacgccgttaatttaaaatagcaaaaagcTCTATGATAATTGAATACTTCAAGACTATACAAAttctaagagaaaaatattttctaccacTGTAATTCTGCGGCCAAAAGCTTTGAGCAGACAAAAAGAAACTTGAATTCATAGGTTTATTTCAAAGACGCCGTGAAGTAACTGCCTTTAAGCAGCAGTTATTTAAGGACATTACTAAGTTTTAGTTCGTACCTGTGCagattacatttcaataaaaaggaCCTAGTAAGAAAATTACATCCTCAAATGCAGGAAGAGGAAAAAGCTTCGAAGGGAGGAATAAGACGTTTCATTTGAAACCcactaaagaaaaagaaaaattgcatttaattgaaGGCTGAGATGGTATCGATGAAAATAGCAATATCGTCTGATTGGCAATTCAAGAAGAGAGTACCAAGCAAATTAATGTATGACTTGCTAactctttcaaattaattttggaaatttgactATTTCGCTGGAATACATTGAGCTATATGCATGTTCATACACATGGACACCTTAACGGATGATGAAGCAAAAGATGTCAAACATTAGTTATTCATTCTTAGAAAACGTTAACAGCTGCGGTAGTTAGTGAGAAGAGAGTCTGGAATATCGCATTCAGCACAAGATTTTACTTTCACAACCTTTATCGAGTATTAGAAAGGCGCTAATAATAATGACGAAAGTTATTACTGCTTTTAGACTTCTATACTTGGAGAATATCAAGTCACTCACAACAAATGGTAATTTGGTTTTCCCAGTCTTAGAAaaacctttaaattttatttcctccttAACCAATAAAAATCTGCACAGAATCTTCAAAAACTACATCTGAATCGGAATAGATTTAGTCAACTTAgtatttcaaaactgaaactCGGCATTCTCATTAGAATTTAGTTAATCAGATACCACACACCCTCCCCCCTCcacgttaaatatttatattatcggTTGAATGCCCAATTATAAATTTCGTAAGAATCAACgccctaattttaaaaaatgcatgcgaAAGGCATttacaatgcaaaatatttttttttattatccaaaTAAACTggcatcttcaaaattttaagcatttcattGCGTGATACgattaataaaactaaatcttgcaggaataagaaattaaattcaagaatatgcggatgtaaaatatgtttagagATTTACTTAAGTCCGTAGCCTCAATCAAGAGCATTTTGGTAGTGCCGAATCTTTTACTCGTTTTCTTATACCTACATGAAATTTGCTCTAATTCTTAATTCACATTTAAACGCAATTTGAAACAAGCTAAGAACTTCGATAAAATgtacatttctaattatttctcaagtatgatcatttttaaaagcagattttccTGCAATAACTGCAATTAGAATAAGatttacaaacatttatattCTGAAGGACTAAAATGATTGTCATTGTATTAACGGAATCTAAGTCAGCCTCTATCTTTCTACTATTGATCATTGGCAAAGCATTATGCGAATACTGCCTTTTATCCTAACGAATAGTTGAAATCCAACtactgcaatttaaatttttttttgcacggCCAAAGAAAGTTTTAGAACAGGGATTAAAAATGTGGCACACAAGATTTCATAACATTAAGAATTTTCAAGAAGGATCGTGTATTATCTGAAAAGTTAATATGGAAATGTTCATAAACAAGGACCAGGTGGAtgttaaaattgattatattcatattatagaacacttttaaaatgtaaaaaatccaaatattttatgtatgaggTTGCGGAAGATTTTAACTAACGCCCTTTGTTGCgattttcatacattttgtttAGAATTCAGACTACAAATTTCGTAATGACAGTTTAAGGCCAAAACGCTTCAGAGAATTTCGTGCTTTAAAAAGATTATACAGTACAGAACGTTGTGAAGGTACTAGTCTGAATGTGTTAGTGGAGGCTCCAGTTTTATTAACAATGATGTTCACGATTccattgaaaaatgaatgattagagatttagatttttatcaattgCTTTTACCTATGTATTATTCATTTGAGGGAGAAATCCTGCATAActgaattatttctcattttccaCTTTCATGTCTGTATGAAGTGTGAACAACATAAGCCAAATAGCGCTTGTATTGTTCTCCGAACCAGCATCACTAAGCGTTCCATGGACAGTAGAATCTTCCATCTCACTTCAAGGCATGCAGCAGTGATCAGCGGAACATGCCATACCAAGCCTAATAAGCTTGTTCATGGAGCTTGTTATTGCACTAGTATTCGAAAGACCATATCTTCTGGAGATGAACACACGACCTAACACGACTCGTATGTCCACCAGTCTTTTCCCCCCATACTCTCCATAATGGCCAGCCATTCTCTATAAAAGAAGCTATAAAAAGTTTCCCGTAATAATCTTCCATCATCAATCAAAGATGGTTTAATAAATTGAGAAACCTACTGATGAACTCGCTAGCAAAGCTCATCGGTAGGCTTTGGGTAGAAAGGACTTCGCCACTCACACTGGGGACTAGGACTTCGCCACTCACACTGGGGACTAGGACTTCGCCACTCACACTGGGGACTAGGACTTCGCCACTCACACTGGGGACTAGGACTTCGCCACTCACACTGGGGACTAGGACTTCGCCACTCACACTGGGGACTAGGACTTCGCCACTCACACTGGGGACTAGGACTTCGCCACTCACACTGGGGACTAGGACTTCGCCACTCACACTGGGGACTAGGACTTCGCCACTCACACTGGGGACTAGGACTTCGCCACTCACACTGGGGACTAGGACTTCGCCCCTCACACTGGGGACTAGGACTTCGCCCCTCACACTGGGGACTAGGACTTCACCCCTCACACTGGGGACTAGGACTTCACCCCTCACACTGGGGACTAGGACTTCACCCCTCACACTGGGGACTAGGACTTCACCCCTCACACTGGGGACTAGGACTTCACCCCTCACACTGGGGACTAGGACTTCACCCCTCACACTGGGGACTAGGACTTCACCCCTCACACTGGGGACTAGGACTTCACCCCTCACACTGGGGACTAGGACTTCACCCCTCACACTGGGGACTAGGACTTCACCCCTCACACTGGGGACTAGGACTTCACCCCTCACACTGGGGACTAGGACTTCACCCCTCACACTGGGGACTAGGACTTCACCCCTCACACTGGGGACTAGGACTTCACCACTCACACTGGGGACTAGGACTTCACCACTCACACTGGGGACTAGGACTTCACCACTCACACTGGGGACTAGGACTTCACCACTCACACTGGGGACTAGGACTTCACCACTCACACTGGGGACTAGGACTTCACCACTCACACTGGGGACTAGGACTTCACCACTCACACTGGGGACTAGGACTTCACCACTCACACTGGGGACTAGGACTTCACCACTCACACTGGGGACTAGGACTTCACCACTCACACTGGGGACTAGGACTTCACCACTCACACTGGGGACTAGGACTTCACCACTCACACTGGGGACTAGGACTTCACCACTCACACTGGGGACTAGGACTTCACCACTCACACTGGGGACTAGGACTTCACCACTCACACTGGGGACTAGGACTTCACCACTCACACTGGGGACTAGGACTTCACCTTTCGCGCCTTAATGCAAGATTTAAGAGaactataaaaacattaaaattataggGAACAAACCTTGATTGTAATGAAGGGCTATTAGAGGGAAAGATTTTAAGTTCCTTTATAAAGTAAAAAGGAAACCTGACCAGTATGGAGTCGAGTAGGAAATAAAAAGCTTAATAGACACCCGAGCTGTGTTAGACCATATATCCATCTTCAAAAGTTAGTCTTTCCAACACTAAGGCAATACTTAGCACCATGAATGAGCCTCTTAGACTTGGTATGACATTTTCCAGTGATCACTATTGCATGCTTGAAGTAAGATGGATTCTACCGTGCATGGAACGCTTATGCTGGTTGTTCAGCAAACAATACAAGCTGTTTTGGGTTAGTATCGTTCACATTACATATAGACAACGCGGAGAAGGAAAATGAGTAAATTCAACTATACAGATTCTCCCAGAAATGAGAAACATAGCGACGAAAGCAATGAATAGAAATCTAACTCCTTCCTCCATTTTAGAATGCAATCATTTGAACATCATAACTGTTAATAAAAGCTAATCAGATTTATGATTGACTTACGGCCTAttccttttcaaacatttttacccatatgtaaatgcattaattcataaaaactaaTCAGCTGTCATTCGTAAAGTGAGGAAGTTGTATAAACCAAATTATCGTTACTAATTACTGTTTCCGAATTCCCTAACATAAGTTTTTGCTGGAGCCTTCAGATTGTCCTCGACGTTTCGATGAAGGAGCAAACTATTTATGGATATACGTCATACATTTATAAGGAAATTTTTCCTACGAATTTTCATTGGTTCGGTTTCCTGAACTCAAGTTTAaaactatttaacattttttattttgatctcaaTGAACTGGGGGTGAGGGGCTTTCTTTCTAGGCTTTCCAGGAAAGCATTCCGTTCAATCACTTGCTTTTTCTGTTcagttctatttaattttttaagttcatAACTTTATGCCACAAATCAAATATCGCTGCAATTTAAGttactcaaaaatattatattgcaccATTGATTCAGATTACAATAAGGAATATGCAGGAGAATATCGGCAAGTCTAAGACCGGATAGCTGAgatgtttgatttttttgtagGTAGGTCTAGTCTGGTCTTGGGGCAATTTGGCCGGtcgaaaatataaagtttattctTTCGAGTGCATTCTGAAACTTCGAAATCctttaaaagtgtaaaattagtccagttagtaattaaaatttaaattattctgtcaGTAGGAGTTGTCATGGTATCGTTGAGGAGCTTTGGAATTTGAATTGGGAGTTGCTTATTCCGAAGAACTCCAACATGCCCAACTGATCTTGGTGGAACATCTTGTACACGATAGATTAATTTTCCTCGGATGCGTCAGCAGAAGagtattttagtttcaatataaaaagtTGCTTTActaaaaattcttgattaatttaGGTCTTAGAATCTATAAAATTGAGTgccattgttaattttaatttgcaatgaatatgaaataaagacGTTGCTACcttacagtaatttttaaaattcgaaaatcgaACTTTGGGCTGAATTCCACGcgtatatacatttaaaaattttcagtagaAATTTTGTCAACGAACATCCgcaagattaaaaagaatttattctataCTAATCCTATAATAATGGGCACCACAAATCTTACTAACGTCGCTTAAGCTGCTATTCCGAAATCCCTTATTCTGTCACCCAAAATTTGCATTAACCCCTTTTATTTCCGACAACGCCCTTTATT encodes the following:
- the LOC129959176 gene encoding collagen alpha-2(I) chain-like; its protein translation is MGAKGEVLVPSVSGEVLVPSVSGEVLVPSVSGEVLVPSVSGEVLVPSVSGEVLVPSVSGEVLVPSVSGEVLVPSVSGEVLVPSVSGEVLVPSVSGEVLVPSVSGEVLVPSVSGEVLVPSVSGEVLVPSVSGEVLVPSVSGEVLVPSVSGEVLVPSVRGEVLVPSVRGEVLVPSVRGEVLVPSVRGEVLVPSVRGEVLVPSVRGEVLVPSVRGEVLVPSVRGEVLVPSVRGEVLVPSVRGEVLVPSVRGEVLVPSVRGEVLVPSVRGEVLVPSVRGEVLVPSVRGEVLVPSVSGEVLVPSVSGEVLVPSVSGEVLVPSVSGEVLVPSVSGEVLVPSVSGEVLVPSVSGEVLVPSVSGEVLVPSVSGEVLVPSVSGEVLVPSVSGEVLSTQSLPMSFASEFISRFLNLLNHL